The proteins below come from a single Cytobacillus luteolus genomic window:
- a CDS encoding HD family phosphohydrolase, which produces MSSKYFSHVHRIIDILKRFRFLHIVIYSILATVMYIAMFSNVKPEQLNLDLFTVSENTIRSPITIEDKVSTEKKQKKAADEVEDVYTLKREYAQNRIDLVRSIFSSVDEVNEEIIEEYELKNSELEKAQAGEEGGQNDVKPLVPTTSEKLVRLKSILPSDLSKDLSDELLITLLNAKPEHLVRAKDATVTAVNNIMNKSIPASGVEKAKNSVETELQYTSLDSSLKNSMVELAKYAVIQNVYYDPVATEEKRQQAIDSIEPVKILQGQILVEEGQLISREIYKQLEFVGLIDTENSVQPFLGLGLIVTLLIALIIYYFLEGIPKNRNRNTYLLIYGLIFTLTILFMKMISLFQQIEYSEIGYIVPVAMGPLLVKLLINERLAIVTSIIFAICGSIIFNEGITGSLNFSIGLYYLFAGLAGVLFLSQHNRRSKILQAGLFISLINFAILSAILLMKNSHYSSMEVGSYIVMAIVSGIVAAVLTIGLLPFFEAGFGILSTMRLIELSNPNHPLLRKILTEAPGTYHHSVMVANLAEAACEAIGANGLLARVASYYHDIGKTRRPHFFIENQLNIDNPHDKIAPHLSKSIIIAHATDGAEYLRNNKMPKEFVDIALEHHGTTLLKYFYHQAKQKEEEVHEEDFRYPGPKAQTKESAIIGIADSVEAAVRSLSNPTSEKIESLARSIITDRLQDGQLNECDLTLKELDLVLHSFCETLKGIFHSRIEYPEATNQKVKKA; this is translated from the coding sequence ATGAGTAGTAAATACTTTAGCCATGTTCATCGAATAATAGATATACTTAAAAGATTTCGTTTCCTCCATATCGTCATATACTCTATACTTGCAACTGTCATGTACATTGCCATGTTTAGTAATGTAAAGCCCGAACAGCTAAATCTAGACCTGTTTACTGTTTCTGAAAATACAATACGTTCTCCTATTACGATTGAAGACAAAGTAAGCACTGAAAAGAAACAGAAAAAAGCTGCAGATGAAGTTGAGGATGTCTATACTTTAAAAAGGGAATATGCCCAAAATCGGATTGATTTAGTAAGATCGATCTTTTCATCTGTAGATGAAGTAAATGAGGAAATCATAGAAGAATATGAGCTGAAAAACAGTGAATTAGAAAAAGCTCAAGCTGGAGAAGAGGGTGGGCAAAATGATGTTAAGCCATTAGTTCCTACAACTTCTGAAAAGCTAGTTAGATTGAAATCAATACTCCCCTCAGATCTATCTAAGGATTTATCGGATGAGTTATTAATTACACTTTTAAATGCGAAACCAGAACATCTCGTTCGTGCAAAGGATGCTACAGTTACAGCTGTAAATAATATAATGAACAAATCAATACCTGCTAGCGGGGTTGAAAAAGCTAAAAATAGTGTAGAAACTGAATTACAATATACTAGTTTAGATAGTTCCCTAAAGAATTCGATGGTTGAGTTAGCAAAGTATGCTGTGATTCAAAATGTGTACTATGACCCTGTTGCAACTGAGGAAAAACGACAACAAGCCATTGATAGTATTGAGCCAGTTAAAATACTACAAGGCCAAATACTTGTAGAAGAAGGTCAATTGATTAGTAGAGAGATTTATAAACAACTTGAATTTGTAGGTTTAATTGATACAGAGAACTCGGTTCAACCTTTTTTAGGATTAGGACTTATAGTCACCCTTCTTATAGCGCTTATTATTTATTACTTTTTAGAAGGAATACCTAAAAATAGAAATAGAAATACTTATTTATTAATTTATGGTTTAATTTTTACACTGACAATCCTATTCATGAAGATGATAAGCTTATTTCAGCAAATCGAATATTCTGAGATAGGATATATTGTTCCCGTTGCAATGGGGCCATTGCTAGTAAAATTATTAATTAATGAGAGACTTGCTATTGTAACTAGCATTATTTTCGCAATATGTGGAAGTATTATTTTTAATGAAGGTATTACTGGTTCTTTAAATTTTTCAATTGGCTTATATTACTTATTCGCCGGACTTGCAGGCGTATTATTTTTGAGTCAGCATAATCGTAGGTCAAAGATATTACAAGCTGGTCTATTTATTTCACTTATTAACTTTGCTATATTGTCTGCAATTCTTCTAATGAAAAATAGTCATTATTCAAGTATGGAGGTAGGCTCATATATCGTAATGGCTATTGTTTCTGGTATTGTAGCTGCAGTTTTAACAATTGGGTTACTACCATTCTTTGAGGCCGGTTTTGGGATTCTTTCTACGATGAGATTAATTGAATTGTCAAATCCGAACCATCCGTTATTAAGGAAAATTTTAACTGAGGCACCTGGGACTTATCACCACAGTGTAATGGTTGCAAATTTAGCTGAAGCAGCTTGTGAAGCAATTGGGGCTAATGGCTTATTAGCTAGGGTAGCTTCGTATTATCATGATATTGGGAAAACGAGAAGACCTCATTTTTTCATTGAAAACCAGTTAAACATTGATAACCCTCATGATAAAATCGCACCACACTTGAGTAAAAGTATCATTATTGCTCATGCGACGGATGGTGCAGAGTATCTTAGGAATAATAAGATGCCAAAGGAATTTGTAGATATAGCATTGGAGCATCATGGAACTACGCTCTTAAAGTATTTTTATCATCAAGCAAAGCAAAAAGAAGAAGAAGTTCATGAGGAAGATTTTAGATATCCTGGACCTAAGGCTCAAACGAAAGAATCAGCTATTATTGGAATTGCTGATAGTGTAGAAGCTGCAGTTCGCTCATTATCAAATCCAACGTCAGAAAAAATTGAGTCATTGGCTAGAAGCATTATTACAGATAGACTTCAAGATGGACAACTAAATGAATGTGATTTAACACTAAAGGAATTAGATTTAGTATTACATTCTTTCTGTGAAACATTAAAGGGAATATTTCACTCAAGAATAGAATACCCAGAAGCTACGAATCAGAAGGTGAAGAAAGCATGA
- a CDS encoding PhoH family protein: MSEDLITINQLENPNEAIALFGTNDVNLKRIEEELEVTIVTRGEAVSVSGDSDKTKLVEEILNCLLAVIRKGISITERDVLYAIQMAQAEKLDYFQELYQEEITKNVKGKSIRVKTLGQRQYVGAIKNNDLVFGIGPAGTGKTYLAVVMAVAALKNSNVKKIILTRPAVEAGESLGFLPGDLKEKVDPYLRPLYDALHDVLGQEHTLRLLERGTIEIAPLAYMRGRTLDDSFVILDEAQNTTSAQMKMFLTRLGFGSKMVITGDISQVDLPKGVKSGLTIAKDVLKGVNGASFIFLEQTDVVRHPLVAKIIDAYDKAEN, from the coding sequence ATGTCAGAAGACTTAATCACAATAAATCAATTAGAGAACCCAAATGAAGCAATTGCTCTTTTTGGAACCAATGATGTAAACTTAAAGCGTATCGAGGAAGAGTTAGAAGTAACCATTGTAACAAGAGGTGAAGCTGTTAGCGTCTCTGGTGACTCTGACAAAACAAAGCTCGTCGAAGAGATCCTTAACTGCTTATTAGCGGTTATTCGTAAGGGCATTTCAATCACTGAACGTGATGTCTTATATGCCATTCAAATGGCTCAGGCTGAAAAGCTAGATTATTTCCAAGAACTATACCAAGAAGAAATAACTAAAAATGTTAAAGGTAAATCTATTCGTGTAAAAACCTTAGGTCAAAGACAATATGTTGGAGCTATTAAAAATAATGATCTAGTGTTTGGAATTGGTCCTGCAGGTACAGGTAAAACATACTTAGCAGTAGTCATGGCGGTTGCTGCATTAAAAAACAGCAACGTCAAAAAAATCATTTTAACTCGACCAGCTGTTGAAGCCGGTGAGAGTCTTGGATTCCTTCCTGGGGATTTAAAGGAAAAAGTAGATCCTTATTTAAGACCTTTATATGATGCTTTGCATGATGTATTAGGACAAGAGCATACACTTCGTCTACTTGAAAGAGGAACTATTGAAATTGCTCCACTTGCCTATATGAGAGGTAGGACACTCGATGATTCATTTGTTATATTAGATGAAGCGCAAAATACAACATCAGCACAAATGAAAATGTTTTTAACAAGACTTGGTTTTGGTTCAAAAATGGTGATCACTGGTGACATTTCTCAGGTTGACCTCCCTAAAGGAGTTAAATCTGGGCTAACGATAGCTAAGGATGTACTAAAAGGTGTAAATGGTGCTTCGTTTATCTTTCTAGAACAAACGGATGTTGTTCGTCATCCATTAGTTGCAAAAATTATTGACGCATATGATAAAGCTGAGAATTGA
- the yqfD gene encoding sporulation protein YqfD — translation MKNQWMNFFSGSVKIKVTGKGIERFLNDCVRNGIPIWDVKKPYTDSCTCHINLRDISKIRPLVRKSDCRLRFIGKKGLPFLFRRTLLNSGFLIGAILFFSIITFLSNMIWGIQIEGAKPETEHLLRKELTEIGVQKGKLQFLVADVESIQRQLSDNIDAITWVGVELKGTTYHFQVVEKNQPEKPEFISPRHLTAKKKAVITDMFVEEGMPLVTVNDHVTEGQVLVSGIIGKEGQTKIVPARAKIFGETWYKSEVMVELTTKFYVFTGNYKTKHYLKFWNWSLPIWGFGKNEFKSFETETHEKPIRFIKWNLPIAYTKITSRENEEVERTYTVEQAKEVAKQYAKNKLEEELDEDAKIKGEKVLHQSHENGKVRLSIHYQVIENIVTSIPLVQGD, via the coding sequence ATGAAGAATCAATGGATGAACTTTTTTTCTGGTAGTGTAAAAATTAAAGTGACAGGTAAAGGTATCGAGCGTTTTCTAAATGATTGTGTAAGAAATGGAATCCCAATATGGGATGTAAAGAAACCATATACTGATTCTTGCACTTGTCATATAAATCTAAGGGACATTTCTAAAATTCGTCCCTTAGTGAGGAAGAGTGACTGCAGGCTTCGTTTTATTGGCAAGAAAGGCTTGCCATTTTTATTTAGGAGAACATTACTAAACAGTGGTTTCTTAATTGGTGCGATATTATTTTTTTCGATTATTACCTTTTTATCTAATATGATCTGGGGGATACAGATTGAAGGGGCAAAACCTGAAACTGAACACCTTTTGCGTAAAGAATTAACAGAAATCGGTGTTCAGAAAGGGAAATTGCAATTCTTAGTAGCGGATGTTGAGTCAATTCAGCGTCAACTTTCAGATAACATTGACGCGATTACTTGGGTTGGTGTGGAGTTAAAGGGGACGACCTATCACTTTCAGGTGGTCGAGAAAAATCAACCTGAGAAGCCTGAATTTATTAGCCCGCGCCACCTAACAGCTAAGAAGAAAGCTGTTATAACAGATATGTTTGTTGAGGAAGGTATGCCTTTAGTTACGGTGAATGACCATGTAACGGAGGGGCAGGTCTTAGTATCGGGGATTATCGGAAAAGAGGGCCAAACGAAGATTGTACCTGCTCGCGCTAAAATTTTTGGCGAAACATGGTACAAGTCAGAGGTAATGGTAGAACTTACAACGAAATTTTATGTGTTTACTGGTAATTATAAAACTAAACATTATTTAAAGTTTTGGAATTGGTCTTTACCAATTTGGGGTTTCGGTAAGAATGAATTTAAAAGCTTTGAAACGGAAACACATGAGAAACCAATACGTTTTATTAAGTGGAACTTACCTATTGCTTATACTAAAATTACCAGCAGAGAAAACGAAGAAGTTGAAAGAACGTATACTGTGGAACAAGCAAAAGAAGTGGCAAAACAGTATGCAAAAAACAAATTAGAGGAAGAGTTAGATGAGGATGCAAAAATAAAAGGTGAAAAAGTTTTGCACCAATCTCATGAGAATGGTAAAGTAAGGTTATCAATACATTATCAGGTAATCGAAAATATTGTCACTTCAATACCATTAGTTCAAGGAGACTAA
- the yqfC gene encoding sporulation protein YqfC: MGKKWQNRMRNWITSKMELPQDVMMDLPRITMIGQIHIYIENHRGLLTFSDKELRLLLKQGQLLIKGQSFVIKTILPEEILLEGKIDEVLYIDN, encoded by the coding sequence ATGGGCAAAAAATGGCAAAACCGCATGAGAAATTGGATTACATCAAAGATGGAACTACCCCAAGATGTAATGATGGATCTTCCGAGAATTACGATGATTGGTCAAATACATATTTATATTGAAAATCATAGAGGACTTTTAACTTTTTCTGATAAAGAATTACGATTACTACTTAAGCAAGGACAATTGCTAATTAAAGGACAATCTTTTGTAATTAAGACGATACTTCCTGAAGAGATATTACTTGAAGGAAAGATTGACGAGGTTCTCTATATAGACAATTAG
- the floA gene encoding flotillin-like protein FloA (flotillin-like protein involved in membrane lipid rafts): protein MEPGSLLVLLAIAVGIIFLAILFTFVPVMLWISALAAGVRVGIFTLIGMRLRRVIPSRVINPLIKAVKAGLDVNTNQLESHYLAGGNVDRVINSLIAAQRANIELTFERSAAIDLAGRDVLEAVQMSVNPKVIETPFIAGVAMDGIEVKAKARITVRANIERLVGGAGEETIIARVGEGIVSTIGSQHDHKRVLENPDMISQTVLSKGLDAGTAFEILSIDIADIDIGKNIGAALQIDQAEADKNIAQAKAEERRAMAVAHEQEMRARVEEMRAKVVEAEATVPLAMAEALKSGKLGVMDYMNIQNISADTDMRDSIGKLSDEDDTKK from the coding sequence ATGGAACCAGGTTCTCTTTTAGTATTACTCGCAATAGCTGTTGGAATTATCTTCTTAGCAATCCTTTTTACATTTGTTCCAGTTATGCTCTGGATTTCTGCATTAGCAGCGGGTGTTAGAGTAGGGATTTTCACTTTAATTGGAATGAGGTTACGACGTGTTATCCCAAGTCGTGTTATCAATCCACTTATTAAGGCAGTAAAAGCAGGACTAGATGTAAATACAAATCAGTTAGAGAGTCACTATTTAGCAGGTGGTAATGTAGACCGAGTGATCAATTCACTAATCGCTGCACAACGTGCAAATATTGAGTTAACCTTTGAACGCTCGGCTGCTATTGATTTAGCTGGCCGTGACGTACTAGAAGCAGTACAGATGAGTGTTAATCCCAAAGTTATTGAAACACCTTTTATCGCGGGTGTAGCGATGGATGGGATTGAAGTTAAAGCAAAAGCTAGAATTACAGTACGTGCTAACATTGAACGCTTAGTCGGTGGTGCTGGTGAAGAAACGATTATTGCTCGTGTAGGTGAAGGGATTGTAAGTACAATCGGTTCACAACATGATCACAAAAGAGTTCTTGAAAACCCAGATATGATATCACAAACAGTACTTTCAAAAGGCCTAGACGCAGGTACTGCATTTGAAATCCTCTCGATTGATATTGCGGATATTGATATCGGTAAAAACATTGGTGCTGCACTACAAATTGATCAAGCTGAAGCTGACAAAAATATTGCACAAGCTAAGGCAGAAGAACGTAGAGCAATGGCAGTTGCTCATGAACAAGAAATGCGTGCTCGTGTTGAGGAAATGCGTGCGAAGGTTGTTGAAGCAGAGGCTACTGTCCCATTAGCAATGGCTGAGGCTTTAAAAAGTGGTAAATTAGGTGTAATGGATTATATGAATATTCAAAATATCTCAGCTGATACAGATATGAGAGACTCTATCGGTAAGCTTTCAGATGAGGATGACACTAAAAAATAA
- a CDS encoding NfeD family protein — translation MKKFRLLLYVSLVALAIVLSINPANIKSSPDGIVYVIPVEATVEKGLSAFINRSITEAEESSADLIVLDIYTPGGVVAAAGDIAKRIVATDIPIVAFINNQALSAGAYIALNADNIYMTPDGKMGSAGIITQDGNAADLKSQSAWYANMKSAAEQNGRDPLYALAMADPDIDLPEYGAGKGEFLTLTASQAVEVKYSEGTFATLNELLHHLGYKDALVERVEVTFAEKLARFITDPIVVPILLSIGSLGLVLELYSPGFGIPGIMGASALLLFFYGHLVAGLAGFESIILFIIGIVLILLEFVVPGGIIGLIGFGAILTSLFIATDDVTHMAISLLIAIGVTTLTSIILFKVFGKKMNIFKKIILKDSTNTESGYVSNVNRKELIGLEGVALTSLRPSGTAIINNERLDVVTEGAYILQGKKVVVVKTEGHRIVVREQEEKSNE, via the coding sequence ATGAAGAAATTCCGTTTACTGCTTTACGTAAGCTTAGTTGCATTAGCGATCGTCTTATCTATAAACCCAGCTAATATAAAGAGTAGTCCTGACGGTATAGTATATGTTATACCAGTTGAAGCTACAGTTGAAAAAGGATTATCTGCATTTATTAATCGATCAATAACTGAAGCTGAAGAATCTAGCGCTGACCTTATTGTTTTAGACATTTATACTCCTGGTGGTGTAGTAGCTGCTGCTGGAGATATTGCCAAAAGAATTGTAGCAACTGATATTCCTATAGTGGCTTTTATAAACAATCAGGCTTTATCTGCAGGGGCATATATTGCTCTCAATGCAGATAATATCTACATGACACCGGATGGAAAAATGGGCTCTGCAGGAATTATTACTCAGGATGGTAATGCAGCGGATTTGAAATCACAATCTGCTTGGTATGCCAATATGAAATCAGCAGCTGAACAAAATGGGAGAGATCCATTATATGCTTTAGCGATGGCTGACCCTGATATTGATCTACCAGAGTATGGTGCGGGTAAAGGTGAGTTTCTAACCTTAACAGCATCTCAAGCTGTAGAAGTAAAGTACTCAGAGGGTACTTTTGCAACCTTAAACGAATTATTACATCATCTTGGTTATAAGGATGCCCTGGTTGAGCGAGTAGAAGTTACCTTTGCTGAAAAACTTGCTAGGTTCATTACTGATCCCATCGTGGTCCCAATCTTACTTTCCATAGGAAGCTTAGGATTAGTTCTTGAACTTTATTCACCAGGATTTGGTATTCCAGGAATTATGGGAGCCTCAGCATTATTATTATTCTTTTACGGACATCTTGTAGCAGGCTTAGCAGGATTCGAGTCAATTATCCTCTTCATAATAGGTATTGTGCTAATACTTTTAGAGTTTGTTGTTCCAGGTGGTATTATAGGCCTAATTGGCTTTGGGGCAATTCTAACAAGTTTGTTCATTGCAACAGACGATGTCACACATATGGCAATATCATTATTAATCGCGATTGGGGTAACGACATTGACATCTATTATTCTATTTAAGGTGTTTGGTAAAAAAATGAATATATTTAAAAAGATTATTTTGAAAGACTCAACGAATACTGAAAGTGGTTATGTCTCTAATGTGAACCGAAAAGAATTAATCGGTTTGGAAGGAGTTGCTTTAACTTCGCTAAGACCTTCAGGAACTGCTATTATAAATAATGAAAGACTTGATGTAGTGACAGAGGGTGCCTATATTTTACAAGGCAAAAAAGTAGTAGTTGTAAAAACTGAAGGACATCGCATTGTTGTCCGGGAACAAGAAGAAAAATCAAATGAATAA
- a CDS encoding GatB/YqeY domain-containing protein: MSLLERLNDDIKQAMKNREKDKVTTLRMIKSSLQNEAIKLGTGELSEEIELTVLSRELKQRKDSLHEFESAGRVDLVDKIQSEIKIVEVYMPKQLDEEEVTAIVKQTIEEVNATSKADMGKVMGALMPKVKGKADGSLVNKIVQQQLS; the protein is encoded by the coding sequence ATGAGTCTTCTCGAGCGTTTAAATGATGATATAAAACAAGCGATGAAGAATAGAGAAAAAGACAAAGTTACGACTCTAAGGATGATTAAATCCTCACTGCAAAATGAGGCTATTAAGCTTGGTACAGGCGAGTTATCTGAGGAGATTGAACTGACAGTCCTATCTCGAGAATTAAAACAACGTAAAGACTCCCTCCATGAATTTGAGAGCGCAGGTCGCGTTGACCTTGTTGATAAAATTCAATCTGAGATAAAGATTGTTGAAGTTTACATGCCTAAACAATTAGATGAAGAAGAAGTCACTGCTATTGTTAAACAAACAATCGAAGAAGTGAACGCTACTTCAAAAGCTGATATGGGTAAAGTAATGGGTGCCTTAATGCCAAAGGTTAAAGGTAAGGCTGACGGCTCACTCGTTAATAAAATTGTACAACAACAACTTTCATAA
- the rpsU gene encoding 30S ribosomal protein S21 produces MSKTVVRKNESLEDALRRFKRTVSKSGTIQEARKREFYEKPSVRRKKKSEAARKRKF; encoded by the coding sequence ATGTCAAAAACGGTCGTTCGTAAAAACGAATCGCTTGAAGATGCTCTTCGCCGCTTTAAACGTACTGTATCAAAATCAGGTACGATTCAAGAAGCAAGAAAGCGCGAATTCTATGAAAAGCCTAGCGTAAGACGTAAGAAAAAGTCTGAAGCTGCAAGAAAGCGCAAATTCTAA
- a CDS encoding flavin reductase family protein, with amino-acid sequence MLKAMNQTVMHSYPGMVALVTAKYNDKQNIMAAGWHSYISYEPPIYGVSIAKERYTYDLIANSKEFAINFVSAEHVHYIQHCGITSGRDTDKFSELGIKIQTGKTISAPILSEAYVAYECRVTNIIPLGDHDWIVGNITQFYKDENKFASNGLPDFSEISIPLYLGRSKYKLLNKQDDTIDLYTKD; translated from the coding sequence ATGTTAAAAGCAATGAATCAAACAGTAATGCATAGCTACCCAGGTATGGTAGCCCTAGTGACAGCGAAATACAACGACAAACAAAATATTATGGCTGCAGGGTGGCACAGTTACATTTCATATGAGCCTCCAATCTATGGAGTTTCGATTGCAAAGGAACGTTACACATATGACTTAATTGCGAATTCTAAGGAATTTGCTATTAATTTTGTCAGCGCAGAACATGTACATTACATCCAGCACTGTGGGATAACGAGTGGGAGAGATACCGACAAGTTTTCTGAGCTGGGAATTAAGATTCAGACTGGTAAGACCATCTCTGCGCCTATTTTAAGTGAAGCTTATGTAGCATACGAATGTCGTGTAACTAATATTATTCCTCTAGGCGATCATGATTGGATTGTAGGTAATATTACACAATTTTATAAAGATGAGAATAAATTTGCATCAAATGGGTTACCTGATTTCAGCGAAATTTCCATCCCTTTATATCTTGGTAGGTCTAAATACAAGCTTTTAAATAAACAAGATGACACTATTGATTTATATACTAAGGATTAA
- a CDS encoding Na/Pi symporter produces MIELLSLFAVFIAIFLFGMTVMRTGLYNLSGDKMTEFLVTFTGNPFKGLLVGTVITAIIQSSSAVMVIVVGLVAAGYMTFKQSLGIILGTNIGTTITTELISIQIYDAVVPLLIIGFLCLLSSKRQLFSIGAILFGLGCLFVAMQGFGHLSRPISLLPGVHAFFEHTNENGLLGIGLGTILTAIIQSSTATTGIVMGFLNEELLTLHAGIAIVLGANIGTCITAFLASVGASHEAKLTAYAHIWLNIFGVLLFFPFINYLGSLASTLTALPDMQLAHVSVIFNILTSIVALPLVGLLSGFILWMHKRA; encoded by the coding sequence ATGATTGAATTGCTATCTTTGTTTGCAGTTTTTATTGCCATATTCCTTTTTGGCATGACTGTTATGAGAACTGGTTTATATAATTTATCTGGCGATAAAATGACTGAATTTCTAGTTACTTTTACAGGTAACCCCTTCAAAGGATTACTAGTGGGTACTGTCATTACAGCGATTATCCAAAGTAGTTCTGCTGTAATGGTAATTGTAGTTGGTTTAGTTGCAGCAGGATATATGACTTTTAAGCAATCTTTAGGAATAATCCTCGGTACTAATATTGGTACAACTATTACAACCGAACTTATATCAATTCAAATATATGATGCTGTCGTTCCCCTATTAATTATAGGCTTTTTATGTTTACTTTCAAGTAAAAGGCAGCTGTTTAGCATTGGAGCTATACTATTTGGTCTAGGTTGTTTATTTGTTGCTATGCAAGGATTTGGTCATTTATCACGACCAATTTCTCTATTACCTGGTGTACATGCATTCTTTGAACACACAAATGAAAATGGGTTGTTAGGGATTGGATTAGGGACAATACTTACTGCAATTATTCAATCAAGCACTGCAACAACGGGGATCGTAATGGGGTTCCTTAATGAAGAGCTACTTACTCTTCATGCAGGAATTGCTATTGTACTTGGAGCAAATATAGGTACTTGTATAACTGCTTTTCTAGCAAGTGTCGGAGCAAGTCATGAAGCTAAATTAACTGCATATGCTCATATATGGTTAAACATTTTTGGTGTGCTTTTATTTTTCCCATTTATAAATTATCTTGGATCATTAGCATCCACTTTGACTGCACTTCCCGATATGCAATTAGCACACGTAAGTGTTATTTTTAATATTCTTACCTCAATAGTGGCCCTCCCTTTAGTCGGACTATTGTCTGGATTCATTCTGTGGATGCATAAAAGGGCATAA
- the deoC gene encoding deoxyribose-phosphate aldolase, which translates to MNNIAKLIDHTALKADTTKEQILKLCSEAKEYVFASVCVNPTWVKTAAEQLAGTEVKVCTVIGFPLGANTLETKAFETKNAIENGATEVDMVINIGALKDKNDDLVERDIRAVVEAAKGKALTKVIIETSLLTEEEKVRACQLAVKAGTDFVKTSTGFSTGGATVEDIALMRKTVGPDIGVKASGGVRDLKGVQDMVEAGATRIGASAGVEIVKGLTSTSEY; encoded by the coding sequence ATGAATAACATTGCAAAACTGATTGATCATACTGCACTTAAGGCTGATACAACAAAGGAGCAAATCCTAAAATTATGTTCAGAAGCAAAGGAATATGTTTTTGCCTCTGTTTGTGTTAACCCAACTTGGGTCAAAACAGCTGCTGAACAACTAGCTGGAACTGAAGTGAAGGTTTGTACGGTTATTGGATTTCCATTAGGTGCAAACACACTAGAAACAAAGGCATTTGAAACGAAAAATGCAATTGAAAATGGTGCAACTGAAGTAGACATGGTTATAAATATTGGTGCCTTAAAAGACAAAAATGATGACCTAGTTGAACGTGATATCCGTGCAGTAGTTGAAGCAGCTAAGGGGAAAGCCCTTACTAAAGTAATCATTGAGACGAGTCTTTTAACAGAGGAAGAGAAAGTAAGAGCTTGTCAATTAGCTGTCAAAGCTGGTACTGACTTTGTTAAAACTTCAACTGGCTTCTCAACTGGAGGGGCTACAGTGGAGGATATTGCTTTGATGAGAAAAACAGTGGGACCAGATATTGGGGTAAAAGCATCTGGTGGTGTTCGTGATTTAAAAGGTGTTCAAGATATGGTTGAAGCAGGCGCAACACGTATTGGTGCCAGTGCAGGAGTAGAAATTGTTAAAGGTTTAACTAGTACTTCAGAATATTAA